A part of Rhinoderma darwinii isolate aRhiDar2 chromosome 1, aRhiDar2.hap1, whole genome shotgun sequence genomic DNA contains:
- the LOC142757539 gene encoding cryptic protein-like, translated as MKTVKSTLSLETYLERPVRNINHTGIQKHKITGEKIPFIGLTKTSTLDKHCCKNGGTCMLGSFCACPKHFTGRHCEFDLRNRHCGSVAHGHWLLRKCALCRCVYGAMYCFASGDCDANEYKEDIRMVQSKGRAKSSCPIVMLMFATISIILIL; from the exons ATGAAAACTGTTAAGTCTACACTGTCATTGGAAACCTATTTAGAGAGGCCTGTGAGGAACATTAACCACACTGGGATTCAAAAGCACAAAATCACTGGAGAAAAGATTCCCTTTATTGGGCTTACAAAAA CCAGCACACTGGACAAACACTGCTGTAAGAACGGAGGGACCTGCATGCTAGGCAGCTTCTGTGCCTGCCCTAAGCATTTCACTGGAAGACATTGTGAGTTTGATTTGCGGAACAG GCATTGTGGTTCTGTAGCTCACGGTCACTGGCTGCTCAGAAAGTGTGCTTTATGCAGATGTGTTTATGGAGCGATGTACTGCTTTGCATCTGGGGACTGTG ACGCAAACGAGTATAAAGAAGATATCCGAATGGTGCAGTCCAAAGGAAGGGCAAAGTCTTCTTGTCCTATTGTGATGCTTATGTTTGCAACAATTAGCATAATACTTATCCTGTAA